In one Hyphomicrobium sp. 99 genomic region, the following are encoded:
- a CDS encoding helix-turn-helix domain-containing protein, translated as MSDKASDKTRKSTITVLEPESLATGSNAPGAAEHTLEQAIGHQVRHHRKHAGLTVAELATAAQISPGMLSKIENGQISPSLSTLQMLASALNIPLTVLFASFEQRRDCSYVKAGEGVVIRRRGTKVGHQYQLLGHSLDGPVIIEPYLITLTDDAVAYTGFQHEGVEFIFMLTGEVEYAHADRSYHLSAGDAILFDSAAPHGPARLIKTPMTYLSIIIYPRP; from the coding sequence ATGTCAGATAAAGCATCAGATAAAACACGCAAAAGCACTATTACCGTTTTAGAGCCTGAATCGCTTGCGACCGGTTCGAATGCACCAGGCGCTGCTGAACACACATTAGAACAAGCGATCGGACATCAGGTCCGCCACCATCGCAAACATGCGGGATTGACGGTCGCGGAGCTTGCGACCGCTGCCCAGATTTCTCCCGGCATGTTGTCGAAGATCGAAAACGGCCAAATCTCGCCATCGCTCAGCACTTTGCAGATGCTGGCTTCAGCGTTGAATATTCCATTGACCGTTCTGTTTGCTTCTTTCGAGCAGCGCCGAGATTGCTCTTACGTGAAGGCCGGAGAAGGCGTTGTGATACGCCGGCGCGGGACCAAAGTAGGGCATCAGTATCAGCTTCTGGGCCACTCGCTCGACGGTCCCGTCATTATCGAGCCTTACCTCATCACGCTCACCGATGACGCGGTTGCCTATACTGGTTTTCAGCATGAAGGCGTCGAATTCATCTTTATGCTTACGGGCGAAGTCGAATACGCTCATGCCGACCGCAGCTATCACCTGAGCGCTGGTGACGCGATCCTTTTCGATAGCGCCGCGCCTCATGGTCCCGCGCGCCTCATAAAGACGCCGATGACTTACCTTTCGATCATCATCTATCCGCGTCCCTGA
- a CDS encoding CBS domain-containing protein, giving the protein MTLQAIIIRADGALAETEDVRRRAFAQTFSEAGFEWSCDREGFALTAKLGSGEARMAHYVRSILRGKPETEDLSFLIQAMHRRASKIFGEMLSTTAIEPRPGIRDLIITARADGLRLVLVSLLDPKDTERLLTRLLGDRGRTLFDAVVSGDKGGKGECEPLYAEARTALGVDPKHTLVIEGGSRGTHAAKAAGYSVITTRSAFCRESPVFSEDSVCVDDLTSLLAARDRNPHDPLTPEDRADLLAVLHRLHASKCEGLTGLDWSDQMKVSDILKTKGSAVKTIEANATMRALAHSFRKEAVGAMLVLDSKGGLEGIISERDLARGIDEFGMDLPQMRVANLMTRSVITCAPDDRVAAVANVMTQRRIRHLPVVVEGKVVGLISIGDVLKHRLDEVQLEASVLRDVARSRR; this is encoded by the coding sequence ATGACGCTACAGGCGATCATCATTCGAGCAGATGGTGCTCTAGCTGAAACGGAAGACGTACGCCGGCGGGCGTTCGCTCAAACGTTTTCCGAAGCCGGATTTGAGTGGTCTTGCGACCGCGAAGGATTTGCTCTTACCGCTAAGCTCGGAAGCGGCGAGGCGCGAATGGCGCATTACGTCCGCTCGATCCTTCGCGGCAAACCCGAGACCGAGGATCTTTCGTTCCTCATTCAGGCGATGCATCGCCGTGCTTCGAAAATCTTCGGCGAGATGCTTTCGACGACGGCAATCGAGCCTCGCCCCGGCATACGCGACTTGATCATCACGGCACGCGCAGACGGTCTCCGTCTGGTGCTCGTTTCGCTTCTAGATCCCAAAGACACCGAGCGCCTTCTCACGAGACTGCTCGGCGACCGCGGGCGAACGCTGTTCGACGCTGTCGTCTCCGGTGACAAGGGAGGCAAGGGCGAGTGCGAACCGCTCTATGCCGAAGCGCGGACGGCGCTGGGCGTCGATCCCAAGCACACACTCGTCATCGAAGGCGGAAGCCGTGGCACGCATGCGGCGAAGGCTGCAGGTTATTCCGTCATCACGACGAGAAGCGCATTCTGCCGGGAAAGCCCGGTTTTTAGCGAAGATTCGGTTTGTGTGGACGATTTGACGAGCCTGCTCGCGGCGCGTGATCGCAATCCCCATGATCCGCTTACCCCGGAAGACCGAGCAGATCTTTTAGCGGTTTTACACCGTCTGCACGCGAGTAAGTGCGAAGGGCTGACGGGTCTTGATTGGAGCGATCAGATGAAGGTCTCCGACATTCTGAAGACGAAGGGGTCTGCGGTTAAAACCATCGAGGCCAATGCCACGATGCGCGCCCTGGCTCACAGTTTCAGAAAAGAAGCGGTCGGCGCGATGCTCGTGTTGGACAGCAAGGGTGGTCTTGAGGGAATCATTTCCGAAAGAGACCTGGCTCGGGGTATCGACGAGTTCGGCATGGACCTTCCGCAAATGCGAGTCGCGAACTTGATGACGCGTTCGGTTATTACCTGCGCGCCTGACGATCGGGTCGCTGCCGTTGCCAACGTCATGACCCAGCGTCGCATCCGCCATTTGCCGGTCGTCGTCGAAGGTAAGGTCGTTGGCCTGATCAGTATCGGTGACGTTCTGAAACATCGCTTGGACGAGGTACAACTCGAAGCAAGCGTGCTGAGAGATGTCGCGCGCTCTCGACGCTGA
- a CDS encoding sarcosine oxidase subunit delta has product MRINCPHCGERSLDEFSYLGDAVVRPDLASPNAQEAFYVYGYERANVAGPMQELWYHAAGCHAWLVVTRDTRTHEILDVKSAQGVALERQKAAGTAQ; this is encoded by the coding sequence ATGCGCATCAACTGTCCTCATTGCGGCGAACGCAGCCTCGACGAATTCTCCTACCTCGGAGATGCGGTCGTCCGGCCTGATCTCGCTTCGCCGAACGCCCAAGAAGCCTTCTACGTTTATGGCTACGAGCGCGCCAACGTCGCCGGTCCCATGCAAGAGCTTTGGTATCACGCAGCTGGATGCCACGCTTGGCTCGTCGTTACTCGCGACACACGCACTCACGAAATTTTAGACGTCAAATCTGCTCAGGGGGTCGCCCTCGAGCGGCAGAAAGCTGCGGGCACGGCGCAATGA
- a CDS encoding sarcosine oxidase subunit alpha family protein: MTQSAQTARLKDRGLIDRSQPLTFSFDGVPYSGYAGDTLASALLANGVRLVGRSFKYHRPRGILTSGSEEPNALVELRSGARREPNTRATVTELYDGLEAKSQNRFPSLSLDLLAINGLISPFLSAGFYYKTFMWPASFWEKIYEPMIRRAAGLGRAAQEHDPDIYDKANAFCDVLVVGAGPSGLMAALSAARAGARVILVDESFAFGGRLLSDARTVGGVKGADWVNSVVSELKSFPGVQLMPRTTVFGAYDGGTFGAVERVADHVPVPAAGVPRQRLWRIVAKHTIIAQGAGERPIVFGNNDRPGVMLASAVRSYINRFGVAPGETAVVFSNNDEGASTIEDLANAGIRVAALVDTRASLPPTIKSTARKHGIRVFEGAVVADAIGSSRVTGARIIAADGSQQNLSCDLIAVSGGFNPSVQVTTHRGGRAQWQPELAAFVPGALPKGMAVSGAAKGTYGLASCLKEGAQAGASAAAASGFEATATAIPQADDEPTEVAAFWHVEAAKHKAFVDQQNDVTATDIALAEREGFRSVEHLKRYTTLGMATDQGKTSNVNGLAILAELTGKTIPATGATSARPPYTPVALGALAGEHRGKHFKATRLTPSHDWAKERGAVFIETGMWLRAQYFPKPGENDWLTTVSREVNTVRNAVGVCDVSTLGKIEVHGTDAGKFLDRVYINMMSTLGVGKARYGMMLREDGIAMDDGTAARFADDHYFITTTTANAIKVLQHLELCRQWHWPDLDVQIVPVSDQWAQYSVAGPRARDLLAKIVDAPFDISNAAFPYMAVGQLTVMGGIKARLYRLSFSGEMAYEIGVPARHGDRLMRTLMAKGEEFGITPYGTEALGVMRIEKGHVAGAELNGTTTAADLGLGKMASTKKDFIGRALSQRPGLTDPTRPRVVGFRPVDRSARLRGGAHFIGKSAAAVAQNDQGYMTSVAYSPSLGHWIGLGLLSNAESRMGEILRAVDPVRNGDVLVEVVPATFVDVEGARLRV; the protein is encoded by the coding sequence ATGACACAATCGGCTCAAACTGCACGGCTCAAAGATCGCGGACTGATCGACCGCTCGCAGCCTCTCACATTTAGCTTCGATGGCGTTCCCTACAGCGGTTACGCAGGCGACACGTTGGCCTCCGCCCTGCTCGCCAACGGCGTTCGCTTGGTTGGCCGCTCGTTCAAATATCATCGTCCCCGGGGCATCCTGACGTCCGGATCCGAGGAGCCGAATGCTCTTGTCGAGCTTCGCTCCGGCGCGCGCCGCGAGCCCAACACGAGGGCAACCGTAACCGAACTCTATGATGGCCTCGAAGCGAAGAGCCAGAACCGGTTTCCGTCGCTGTCGCTCGACCTGCTCGCCATCAACGGACTTATCTCGCCGTTCCTTTCGGCGGGATTTTACTACAAGACATTCATGTGGCCGGCCTCTTTCTGGGAGAAGATCTACGAGCCGATGATCCGTCGCGCGGCGGGTCTTGGCCGCGCGGCACAGGAGCATGATCCCGACATCTACGATAAGGCGAACGCGTTCTGCGACGTGCTCGTCGTCGGGGCGGGCCCATCAGGATTGATGGCGGCGCTTTCGGCGGCGCGTGCAGGCGCACGGGTTATTCTCGTAGACGAAAGCTTTGCATTCGGCGGCAGACTGCTGAGCGATGCTCGCACCGTCGGCGGCGTGAAGGGCGCAGACTGGGTCAATTCCGTCGTATCGGAGCTGAAGTCATTCCCTGGCGTTCAGCTGATGCCGAGAACGACCGTTTTCGGCGCCTACGACGGTGGAACTTTCGGCGCCGTGGAGCGCGTTGCCGATCATGTCCCGGTCCCGGCAGCAGGTGTGCCCCGGCAACGGCTTTGGCGCATCGTTGCGAAGCATACCATCATCGCTCAAGGCGCGGGCGAACGCCCGATCGTCTTCGGCAATAACGATCGTCCCGGCGTCATGCTCGCCAGCGCCGTACGCAGCTATATCAATCGCTTCGGCGTAGCGCCCGGCGAAACAGCGGTCGTTTTCTCGAACAACGACGAAGGTGCGAGCACGATCGAAGATCTCGCCAATGCGGGCATTCGCGTTGCGGCTCTTGTCGATACGCGCGCTTCGCTGCCGCCGACAATCAAATCAACGGCGCGCAAGCACGGAATACGGGTGTTCGAAGGCGCCGTGGTCGCCGATGCGATCGGATCAAGCCGCGTCACGGGCGCCCGCATCATCGCGGCCGACGGATCACAGCAAAACCTCTCGTGCGATCTGATCGCGGTCTCCGGCGGTTTCAATCCCAGCGTTCAGGTCACGACCCATCGTGGTGGCCGTGCGCAATGGCAGCCGGAATTGGCGGCCTTTGTTCCGGGAGCGTTGCCGAAAGGAATGGCAGTCTCGGGCGCTGCAAAAGGCACCTATGGTTTGGCTTCCTGCCTCAAGGAAGGTGCGCAGGCCGGCGCCTCTGCTGCCGCGGCCAGCGGGTTTGAAGCAACGGCCACGGCTATTCCTCAGGCAGATGACGAGCCCACCGAAGTCGCGGCTTTCTGGCATGTGGAAGCGGCAAAGCATAAGGCGTTCGTCGATCAGCAGAACGACGTCACGGCGACCGACATCGCCTTAGCGGAACGCGAGGGATTTCGTTCTGTCGAGCATTTGAAGCGCTACACGACGCTTGGCATGGCGACCGATCAGGGCAAGACGTCGAACGTGAACGGCCTTGCAATCCTGGCTGAGCTGACCGGCAAAACCATTCCGGCAACGGGAGCTACTTCGGCGCGTCCGCCATACACGCCCGTTGCGCTCGGTGCGCTGGCCGGTGAGCATCGCGGCAAGCATTTCAAGGCAACGCGTCTCACGCCATCGCACGATTGGGCCAAAGAGCGAGGCGCCGTATTCATCGAAACGGGCATGTGGCTCAGGGCGCAATATTTTCCGAAGCCCGGCGAGAACGATTGGCTGACCACCGTCTCCCGCGAAGTGAACACGGTTAGAAACGCCGTGGGCGTATGCGACGTCTCGACCCTCGGCAAGATCGAGGTACACGGCACGGACGCCGGAAAGTTCCTCGATCGCGTCTATATCAACATGATGAGCACGCTCGGGGTCGGAAAAGCCCGTTACGGCATGATGCTGCGCGAAGACGGCATCGCGATGGATGATGGAACCGCGGCGCGCTTCGCCGACGACCACTACTTCATCACGACGACCACGGCGAACGCCATCAAGGTTCTGCAGCATCTCGAACTCTGCCGCCAATGGCATTGGCCGGATCTCGACGTGCAGATCGTGCCGGTTAGCGATCAGTGGGCGCAGTATTCGGTCGCCGGTCCTCGCGCTCGAGATCTGCTCGCAAAGATCGTCGACGCACCGTTCGACATTTCGAACGCCGCTTTCCCTTATATGGCCGTCGGCCAACTCACCGTGATGGGCGGCATCAAAGCGAGACTCTACCGGCTCTCGTTCTCGGGCGAGATGGCTTACGAAATCGGCGTACCGGCGCGCCATGGCGATCGCCTCATGCGGACGCTGATGGCTAAGGGCGAAGAATTCGGCATCACGCCGTACGGGACCGAAGCCCTTGGCGTCATGCGCATCGAGAAGGGACACGTCGCTGGCGCCGAGCTCAACGGCACGACGACTGCCGCTGATCTCGGCCTCGGCAAGATGGCATCGACGAAAAAGGACTTTATCGGCCGCGCTCTTTCGCAACGGCCGGGGCTCACCGATCCCACCCGCCCTCGCGTCGTCGGTTTCAGGCCTGTCGACAGATCGGCAAGACTTCGCGGCGGAGCGCATTTCATCGGGAAGAGCGCTGCAGCCGTCGCACAGAACGATCAAGGCTACATGACCTCGGTCGCCTACTCACCGTCGCTCGGTCACTGGATCGGCTTGGGGCTGCTATCTAACGCTGAGTCGCGAATGGGCGAGATCTTGAGGGCGGTCGATCCCGTCCGAAATGGCGACGTCCTCGTCGAAGTTGTTCCGGCTACATTTGTTGACGTTGAAGGAGCGAGACTGCGTGTCTGA
- a CDS encoding sarcosine oxidase subunit gamma: protein MSELASHTNTARASDLIERNDVTVTHVAARRGASASLDEIARAAFGVSLPSSPKAVDAGGALIVWAGPDQWLIVQKDEAGVDRYAQLAKTFNGLASVVDVTDSRTIFRVSQSRPSEALLRSMGIDFHDDVFKPGDVAITHVSHLGVIVWRLPDGTAYDFACARTYSRDFADWLRKAKA, encoded by the coding sequence GTGTCTGAGCTTGCAAGCCATACAAACACGGCGCGTGCGTCCGACCTGATCGAGCGCAACGATGTCACCGTCACCCATGTCGCAGCCCGCCGGGGCGCCAGCGCTTCGCTGGACGAAATCGCTCGCGCGGCTTTCGGGGTTTCCCTTCCGTCATCGCCCAAAGCGGTCGACGCGGGCGGAGCGCTGATTGTCTGGGCAGGTCCCGATCAATGGCTCATCGTTCAGAAGGACGAGGCCGGGGTCGATAGATATGCTCAACTTGCAAAGACATTCAACGGATTGGCGTCGGTTGTCGACGTTACCGATAGCCGGACGATTTTTCGAGTTTCTCAGTCGCGTCCGTCTGAAGCTCTTTTAAGGAGCATGGGTATTGATTTTCACGATGACGTATTCAAGCCAGGAGACGTCGCAATTACACACGTGTCTCACCTCGGCGTGATCGTCTGGCGCCTTCCCGATGGTACAGCGTACGATTTCGCCTGCGCGCGTACCTATTCCAGGGATTTTGCTGATTGGCTTCGCAAAGCGAAAGCCTAA
- a CDS encoding LysR family transcriptional regulator yields the protein MATRPTRLPFDLHVLEAFLGVCEARSMALAAQKLAMTQPAISQAVADLESRIGVKLFDRSVRPLALTPAGELMRQRASALISEARQIATAIRHASRGRLALIRAGLVDSLSRALTGPIASFLVAHAEHVSVQSGLTAAHAGALLTRNLDLFIGVDDMSDVEGFDRHEIVTEPYILVLPPRQKIPRSIAELEACAEKLPFIRYSARSKTGIDIERHLRRLHIDFPQGLEFDTPFGVSDMVARGKGFAISTPICLAEAALSGSDVRTAPLPGPQLKRTLTLVSRRQELGTLPRDLTKACKSSLEASTLAPLRQSMPWLDADLRT from the coding sequence ATGGCTACACGCCCAACCCGGCTCCCGTTTGATCTCCACGTCCTTGAGGCGTTTCTAGGCGTTTGCGAGGCGCGCTCAATGGCGCTCGCTGCCCAGAAGCTGGCCATGACGCAGCCTGCCATCTCTCAAGCGGTCGCCGACCTCGAGTCACGTATCGGCGTGAAACTGTTCGACCGCAGCGTCCGCCCCCTGGCGTTGACGCCGGCCGGCGAACTGATGCGGCAACGCGCGTCCGCGCTCATTTCCGAAGCTCGGCAGATTGCGACGGCGATTAGACATGCCTCGCGCGGGCGCTTAGCGCTCATCCGCGCCGGATTGGTTGACAGCCTATCGCGGGCTTTGACCGGCCCTATCGCTTCTTTTCTTGTCGCTCACGCCGAACATGTCTCGGTGCAGTCCGGACTGACGGCCGCCCACGCCGGCGCACTTTTGACGCGAAATCTCGATCTCTTTATTGGCGTCGACGATATGAGCGACGTCGAAGGCTTTGATCGCCACGAGATTGTAACCGAGCCATACATACTCGTACTGCCACCAAGGCAGAAAATTCCCCGTTCCATCGCGGAGCTCGAGGCTTGCGCGGAAAAGCTTCCGTTTATTCGCTATAGCGCCCGGTCCAAAACCGGCATCGATATCGAACGCCACCTCCGCCGGCTGCATATCGACTTCCCGCAAGGCCTCGAATTCGACACCCCGTTTGGGGTGAGCGACATGGTCGCGCGAGGCAAGGGCTTTGCGATCTCGACCCCGATCTGCCTCGCCGAGGCGGCGCTCAGCGGCAGCGACGTGCGAACGGCGCCGCTCCCCGGCCCACAGCTTAAACGAACCTTAACGCTGGTAAGTCGAAGGCAGGAGCTCGGAACCCTTCCCCGCGATCTGACCAAGGCATGCAAGTCATCGCTCGAAGCGTCCACCCTTGCTCCGCTCCGCCAGTCGATGCCGTGGCTGGATGCCGATCTGAGAACCTGA
- a CDS encoding GXGXG domain-containing protein — MRTFDLAQSPLRELNEALHRQTDGSNEAQWEILNPRGGHAIAVGIDAPINVDVRGSVGYYCAGMNKKATVTVHGSAGPGVAENMMSGRVVIKGDASQYAGATGRGGLLVIEGNASSRCGISMKGIDIVVKGNIGHMSAFMAQSGHLVVLGDAGDALGDSIYEAKLFVRGKVKSLGADCIEKEMRPEHQEALTNLLKNAGIKDAKASEFRRYGSARKLYTFNIDNADAY; from the coding sequence ATGCGTACGTTTGATCTGGCTCAGAGCCCGTTGCGCGAACTTAACGAAGCGCTACACCGGCAGACCGATGGCTCTAACGAAGCTCAGTGGGAAATTCTAAATCCACGCGGCGGACATGCCATCGCCGTCGGTATCGATGCTCCCATCAATGTCGATGTCCGCGGTAGCGTCGGTTATTACTGCGCGGGCATGAACAAGAAGGCGACCGTAACCGTGCACGGCTCGGCGGGTCCGGGTGTTGCCGAAAACATGATGTCGGGACGCGTCGTTATCAAAGGCGATGCGAGCCAATACGCCGGGGCCACCGGCCGTGGCGGCCTCCTTGTCATCGAAGGCAACGCTTCCTCGCGTTGCGGCATCTCGATGAAGGGCATCGATATCGTCGTTAAAGGCAATATCGGTCACATGTCAGCGTTCATGGCGCAGTCAGGTCACCTCGTTGTTCTAGGTGACGCGGGCGACGCTCTCGGCGATTCAATTTACGAGGCGAAGCTTTTCGTTCGCGGCAAAGTGAAAAGTCTTGGCGCCGACTGCATCGAGAAAGAGATGCGGCCCGAGCATCAAGAGGCGCTTACGAATCTCCTCAAGAACGCCGGTATCAAGGACGCCAAAGCTTCGGAGTTCCGGAGATATGGCTCTGCACGCAAGCTCTATACCTTCAACATCGACAATGCGGATGCTTACTGA
- a CDS encoding sarcosine oxidase subunit beta family protein, giving the protein MLRSDRYSVFSVFREALRGHTGWAPAWRQAAPKPAYDVVIVGGGGHGLATAYYLAKRYGVTNVAVVEKGWIGSGNVGRNTTIVRSNYLLPGNIPFYETSMKLWEGLEQDLNYNAMVSQRGVLNLYHSDAQRDAYARRGNAMRLHGIDAELLDRDAVRSMYPWLNYDNARFPIQGGLLQRRGGTVRHDAVAWGYARGADRLGVDIIENAEVTGFRISNGKINGIETSRGFIGANKVALAVAGNSSRVAGMAGLTLPIESHVLQAFVSEGIKPFIDGVVTFGAGHFYVSQSDKGGLVFGGDIDGYNSYAQRGNLPVVEDVLEGGMALMPRIGRVRLLRSWGGIMDMSMDGSPIIDRTPIDGLFFNGGWCYGGFKATPASGLCFAHLIARGESHEVARAYRLDRFRTGHMIDEKGMGNQPNLH; this is encoded by the coding sequence ATGCTGCGCTCAGATCGCTATTCCGTCTTTTCAGTGTTTCGCGAAGCCCTTCGCGGGCATACCGGGTGGGCTCCCGCCTGGCGCCAGGCAGCCCCCAAACCAGCCTATGATGTCGTCATCGTCGGCGGCGGCGGTCACGGCCTCGCGACGGCGTACTACCTCGCGAAACGCTATGGTGTGACCAACGTCGCCGTGGTCGAAAAAGGCTGGATCGGTTCCGGCAACGTCGGCCGCAACACGACGATCGTTCGTTCGAATTATCTCCTCCCCGGCAATATCCCTTTCTACGAAACGAGCATGAAGCTCTGGGAAGGCCTGGAGCAGGACCTGAATTACAACGCGATGGTCTCGCAGCGCGGCGTCCTCAATCTCTATCATTCCGACGCACAGCGCGATGCTTACGCCCGCCGCGGCAACGCGATGCGTCTTCATGGGATCGATGCCGAACTGCTCGACCGCGATGCGGTGCGGTCGATGTATCCGTGGCTCAACTATGATAACGCGCGCTTTCCGATCCAGGGCGGGCTTCTGCAGCGGCGCGGCGGCACGGTGCGGCACGACGCAGTCGCCTGGGGTTATGCGCGTGGCGCAGACCGACTTGGCGTCGATATAATCGAGAATGCGGAAGTTACCGGATTTCGCATCTCAAACGGCAAAATCAACGGTATTGAGACGTCGCGCGGATTTATCGGTGCAAATAAAGTCGCATTAGCCGTTGCGGGTAATTCATCCCGAGTGGCGGGAATGGCCGGTTTAACGCTTCCAATTGAAAGCCATGTTTTGCAGGCGTTCGTTTCGGAAGGAATTAAGCCATTCATCGATGGCGTCGTGACCTTCGGCGCCGGGCACTTCTACGTCAGCCAATCTGACAAGGGCGGCCTTGTGTTCGGCGGCGATATCGACGGTTACAATTCCTACGCGCAGCGGGGTAACCTTCCGGTCGTAGAGGATGTCCTCGAAGGCGGGATGGCGCTGATGCCGCGGATTGGCCGGGTGCGACTATTGCGCTCCTGGGGCGGCATCATGGACATGAGCATGGACGGCTCTCCGATCATCGATCGGACGCCGATCGACGGGCTCTTTTTCAACGGCGGCTGGTGTTACGGCGGCTTCAAAGCAACGCCCGCTTCGGGCTTGTGCTTCGCGCACCTTATCGCCCGCGGTGAATCGCACGAGGTGGCGCGAGCCTATCGCCTCGATCGCTTCCGCACTGGTCACATGATCGATGAGAAGGGCATGGGCAATCAGCCCAACCTGCACTGA
- a CDS encoding glutamine amidotransferase family protein, protein MCGIVGLFLKNPKMEPQLGELLSRMLSTMCERGPDSAGFAVYGSGTEGRTKITLQSPAAAEDFPKLKAALAKDKKSDAQLSINDTHAVLSIPTDNLAAVKAMLEADFPSIRTMATGENIEIYKEVGYPNEVAKRFDLAHMSGTHAIGHTRMATESAVTTLGAHPFSTGADECLVHNGSLSNHNSLRRELIRDGMKFNTENDTEVAASYLTWRMKQGLNLGEALEKSLDDLDGFFNFVVGTKTGFGVVRDPIACKPAVMAETDDYVAFGSEYRALAGLPGIDKAKVWEPEPSTVYFWER, encoded by the coding sequence ATGTGCGGCATCGTCGGACTTTTTCTAAAAAACCCAAAAATGGAACCACAGCTCGGCGAGCTACTTTCTCGCATGCTGTCGACGATGTGCGAGCGAGGGCCGGACTCGGCCGGGTTCGCCGTCTACGGTTCTGGAACTGAGGGACGTACGAAAATCACGCTGCAGTCACCGGCTGCCGCGGAGGATTTCCCGAAGCTCAAGGCTGCGCTCGCAAAGGACAAGAAGTCCGACGCTCAGCTCAGCATCAACGATACGCACGCTGTTCTCAGCATTCCCACGGATAATCTCGCGGCCGTCAAAGCTATGCTCGAGGCGGACTTCCCTTCGATCCGCACCATGGCGACCGGCGAGAATATCGAGATCTATAAGGAAGTGGGCTACCCCAACGAGGTCGCAAAGCGTTTCGATCTCGCGCACATGTCCGGCACGCACGCGATCGGACACACGCGCATGGCCACCGAGTCGGCCGTGACCACGCTCGGCGCGCATCCCTTCTCCACCGGAGCGGATGAATGCCTCGTGCACAACGGTTCGCTTTCGAACCACAACAGCCTGCGCCGCGAACTCATTCGCGACGGCATGAAGTTCAACACAGAGAACGACACCGAAGTCGCTGCTTCCTATCTGACGTGGCGCATGAAGCAGGGATTGAATCTCGGCGAAGCTCTCGAGAAGAGCCTCGATGATCTCGACGGCTTCTTCAACTTCGTCGTCGGTACGAAGACGGGGTTCGGCGTCGTGCGCGATCCCATCGCGTGCAAACCAGCAGTCATGGCGGAAACGGACGACTACGTTGCGTTTGGTTCCGAATATCGCGCGCTCGCAGGCTTGCCGGGAATTGACAAGGCGAAGGTCTGGGAACCGGAACCGTCAACCGTCTACTTCTGGGAACGCTGA
- a CDS encoding lysozyme: MVDASYLNAIKQFEGYAAKARWDYAQNTNGYGTRARFAGEVIDEAEAERRFSDEIKKAADFVDKFAPGLDDGSKAALTSLTYNAGTAWTQSGLGKAIASGDLDAARSLFLQYNKAGGNVLDGLVQRRLQEVAWFGQGVPTTQVASASLAAMAAAASGASAASESALSDATPASSVPVSVRPRIVSTASTADMSVVAPFVSLTSDQVLLSLLSHMANAGAGRDDGDTKKSDRRSDQRSQDRDVGVKTG, translated from the coding sequence ATGGTCGACGCAAGCTATCTCAATGCCATAAAGCAGTTCGAAGGCTACGCAGCCAAAGCCCGCTGGGATTACGCCCAGAACACCAACGGCTATGGCACTCGCGCGCGCTTCGCCGGTGAAGTCATCGATGAAGCCGAGGCCGAACGGCGCTTCTCGGACGAAATCAAAAAGGCTGCGGACTTCGTCGATAAGTTCGCGCCCGGGCTCGATGACGGCAGCAAAGCCGCTCTGACGTCGCTCACATACAACGCAGGCACGGCCTGGACGCAAAGCGGGCTTGGCAAGGCTATTGCCAGTGGCGATCTCGACGCGGCACGCTCGCTATTCCTCCAATATAACAAGGCAGGCGGCAACGTCTTGGATGGCCTCGTGCAGCGCCGGCTTCAGGAAGTGGCCTGGTTTGGCCAGGGCGTGCCCACCACGCAAGTCGCAAGCGCCAGTCTTGCCGCGATGGCTGCCGCAGCCAGTGGCGCGTCGGCTGCATCGGAAAGCGCGCTTTCTGATGCGACTCCCGCAAGCTCAGTCCCGGTATCTGTACGGCCGCGCATAGTTTCCACGGCGTCGACGGCCGACATGAGCGTTGTTGCACCCTTCGTCAGCCTCACCAGCGACCAAGTGCTCCTGTCATTGCTTTCGCATATGGCGAATGCGGGCGCGGGACGCGATGATGGCGACACGAAAAAATCGGATCGCCGTTCCGATCAAAGATCTCAAGATCGCGACGTTGGTGTGAAAACGGGTTGA